In one window of Nakamurella sp. PAMC28650 DNA:
- a CDS encoding DedA family protein — MMNVNDLISNYGYYAVFLVIGLESVGIPLPGETVLIAAATYAATSGNLNIWVIFAAAAAGAILGDNVGYWIGNKGGYKLARKYGPKIHLDERKLKVGRYMFDRHGGKVVFFGRFVSVLRTFAAFLAGTVRMSWPRFLLYNALGGLVWSAIYAFGFYAAGNTLKQLSGIVNYVAIGIAVVVVVVVFLVVRRQTNLLADKAEAAYPGPLE; from the coding sequence ATGATGAACGTCAACGACCTGATCAGCAACTACGGCTACTACGCCGTGTTCCTGGTCATCGGGCTGGAGAGCGTCGGTATCCCGCTCCCCGGCGAGACCGTGCTGATCGCGGCGGCCACCTATGCGGCCACCTCGGGCAACCTCAACATCTGGGTCATCTTCGCCGCCGCCGCGGCCGGGGCGATCCTCGGTGACAACGTCGGCTATTGGATCGGCAACAAGGGCGGCTACAAGCTCGCCCGCAAGTACGGTCCGAAGATCCATCTGGACGAGCGCAAGCTCAAGGTGGGTCGCTATATGTTCGACCGGCACGGAGGCAAGGTCGTCTTCTTCGGGCGGTTCGTCTCGGTGCTGCGCACGTTCGCAGCCTTCCTGGCCGGCACCGTCCGCATGTCCTGGCCCCGATTTCTCCTCTACAACGCGCTCGGCGGGCTGGTCTGGTCGGCGATCTACGCCTTCGGTTTCTACGCGGCGGGCAATACGCTCAAGCAGCTGTCCGGCATCGTCAACTATGTCGCGATCGGCATTGCGGTGGTCGTGGTGGTGGTCGTCTTCCTCGTCGTCAGGAGGCAGACGAACCTCCTCGCCGACAAGGCCGAGGCCGCCTACCCCGGTCCTCTGGAGTAG
- a CDS encoding N-acetylmuramoyl-L-alanine amidase gives MLLRRGDRGAAVAAVRNALSSLQKLPALDPAVDPADVEFDVATDGAIRQFQQERGLIVDGIVGPVTVRSLTDARWALGDRTLAYTLSAVMSGDDVQTLQIRLAELGYNTGRPDGVFGSLTDACVRDFQRHRGLPEDGVFGSDTYRELNRIGRRGTGGRPFFLREHQNLRQAGPRLYGKRIVIDPAHGGDEAGWVSGGVRASDLTYDLARRLESRMLATGMETFLTRGAHQNPTVEERCGLANEVNADLMLSLHVDGSVSGLASGIATFHFGTDSGATSTVGETLAELVQRELVARTQMTDCRVHHRTWDILRLTKMPAIQVELGYLSNDAERDRLVRDDFRNTLADGILVAVKRLYMDGRDDPHTGTFTFSELLAHEQAVQDA, from the coding sequence ATGCTGTTGCGGCGAGGAGATCGAGGCGCAGCCGTCGCAGCTGTCCGGAATGCACTGTCCTCACTGCAGAAGCTCCCCGCGCTGGACCCGGCCGTCGATCCCGCAGACGTGGAGTTCGACGTCGCCACCGACGGTGCCATCCGCCAGTTCCAGCAGGAGCGCGGGCTGATCGTCGACGGCATCGTCGGCCCCGTCACCGTCCGCTCGTTGACCGACGCGCGCTGGGCCCTCGGCGATCGCACCCTGGCCTACACGCTGTCCGCCGTGATGAGCGGTGACGACGTCCAGACCCTGCAGATCAGGCTGGCCGAACTCGGCTACAACACCGGACGGCCGGACGGCGTGTTCGGTTCGTTGACCGACGCCTGCGTCCGTGACTTCCAGCGTCACCGCGGTCTGCCGGAGGACGGCGTGTTCGGATCCGACACTTACCGCGAACTCAACCGCATCGGCCGGAGGGGCACGGGCGGTCGACCGTTCTTCCTCCGTGAGCACCAGAACCTGCGCCAGGCCGGTCCCCGCCTGTACGGAAAGCGGATCGTCATCGATCCGGCCCACGGGGGCGACGAGGCCGGGTGGGTCAGCGGTGGAGTGCGCGCGTCGGACCTGACGTACGACCTCGCCCGCCGACTGGAGAGCCGCATGCTGGCCACCGGTATGGAGACCTTCCTGACCAGGGGCGCGCACCAGAACCCCACCGTCGAGGAACGCTGTGGGCTGGCCAACGAGGTCAACGCGGACCTGATGCTGAGCCTGCACGTCGACGGTTCGGTGTCCGGACTGGCGTCCGGGATCGCGACCTTCCACTTCGGTACCGACTCCGGCGCCACCTCGACCGTCGGGGAGACCCTGGCCGAACTGGTGCAGCGAGAACTGGTCGCCCGCACCCAGATGACCGACTGCCGGGTGCACCACCGCACCTGGGACATCCTGCGCCTGACGAAGATGCCGGCGATCCAGGTCGAACTCGGCTACCTGTCCAACGACGCCGAGCGTGACCGTCTGGTTCGGGACGACTTCCGGAACACCCTTGCCGACGGGATCCTCGTCGCGGTGAAACGGCTCTACATGGACGGACGCGACGACCCGCACACGGGCACGTTCACCTTCTCCGAGCTGCTCGCCCACGAACAGGCCGTCCAGGACGCCTGA
- the trxA gene encoding thioredoxin — MMATVKVTDASFADDVLMSEKPVIVDFWAEWCGPCRMVAPILEEISDKHGDKVTIAKLDIDANPEIAQQYQILSIPTMLVFKGGKPVKQIVGAKPKAALLAEFADILA; from the coding sequence ATCATGGCTACCGTCAAGGTCACCGACGCCAGCTTCGCCGATGACGTCCTGATGTCCGAGAAGCCGGTCATCGTCGACTTCTGGGCCGAATGGTGCGGCCCGTGCCGCATGGTCGCCCCGATCCTCGAGGAGATCTCCGACAAGCACGGCGACAAGGTCACCATCGCCAAGCTCGACATCGACGCCAACCCCGAGATCGCCCAGCAGTACCAGATCCTCTCGATCCCGACCATGCTCGTGTTCAAGGGCGGCAAGCCGGTCAAGCAGATCGTCGGCGCCAAGCCGAAGGCGGCGCTGCTCGCCGAGTTCGCCGACATCCTGGCCTGA
- the trxB gene encoding thioredoxin-disulfide reductase, which produces MGDKIHDVIVIGSGPAGYTAALYLARADLKPLVFEGFAYGGALMTTTEVENFPGFADGIMGPELMAKMREQAERFGADLRGTDVESVDLAGPIKSVTVDGEIFRAHSVVLATGSAARYLGLPDEQRLIGRGVSACATCDGFFFRDHDIVVVGGGDTAMEEATFLTKFARSVTIVHRREEFRASPVMLDRARANPKITWATNASITAVHGDTTVSGVTLTDTRTGETSELAVTGLFVAIGHDPRSELFHGVVDLDGEGYVLTGGDIGAGRSTATSLEGVFACGDLVDHTYRQAITAAGSGCSAALDAQHFLSTHQLAAVTDPEPAQVSISV; this is translated from the coding sequence ATCGGCGACAAGATCCACGACGTCATCGTCATCGGGTCCGGTCCGGCCGGTTACACGGCGGCCCTGTACCTCGCGCGCGCCGACCTCAAGCCACTCGTCTTCGAAGGTTTCGCGTACGGCGGGGCCCTGATGACGACCACCGAGGTGGAGAACTTCCCCGGCTTCGCCGACGGAATCATGGGTCCCGAGCTGATGGCCAAGATGCGCGAGCAGGCCGAACGCTTCGGCGCCGACCTGCGCGGCACGGATGTGGAATCCGTTGACCTGGCCGGACCGATCAAGTCCGTCACGGTCGACGGCGAGATCTTCCGGGCCCACTCGGTCGTGCTGGCCACCGGCTCGGCGGCCCGCTACCTCGGACTCCCGGACGAACAGCGCCTCATCGGCCGCGGCGTCTCCGCCTGCGCGACCTGCGACGGCTTCTTCTTCCGCGATCACGACATCGTCGTGGTCGGTGGTGGCGACACGGCGATGGAAGAGGCCACCTTCCTGACGAAGTTCGCCAGATCCGTGACGATCGTGCACCGCCGGGAGGAATTCCGCGCCAGCCCGGTCATGCTCGACCGCGCGCGGGCCAACCCCAAGATCACGTGGGCCACCAACGCCTCGATCACCGCGGTCCACGGCGACACCACGGTCTCTGGCGTCACGCTGACCGACACCAGGACCGGTGAGACCTCGGAACTGGCCGTCACCGGGCTGTTCGTCGCCATCGGCCACGACCCCCGGTCCGAGTTGTTCCATGGCGTCGTCGACCTGGACGGTGAGGGCTACGTCCTGACCGGTGGCGACATCGGCGCCGGCCGCTCCACCGCGACCAGCCTCGAGGGTGTCTTCGCCTGCGGAGACCTGGTCGATCACACCTACCGTCAGGCCATCACGGCCGCCGGTTCGGGCTGCTCGGCCGCCTTGGACGCGCAGCACTTCCTGTCCACGCACCAGCTGGCCGCGGTCACAGATCCGGAACCTGCCCAGGTTTCGATCAGTGTCTGA
- the murJ gene encoding murein biosynthesis integral membrane protein MurJ: MTGPRPPGPSSPSDPTGTPPGSGTPPEWFRKSQQERGERERLDQLRLDRERLQRVQAQRARDEREQAQREALTRVNDTRHPVSRPPSVPGREVRGPVRQNERPWIGAPPGAMFPAAEDATMLIQRITDQAVPRQVRDDETVSIGRSATDGMKTASTAGVVRAGALMAIATVVSRVTGLLSKTALVAIIGSGLTNSAYTVANTLPNIVFELLIGGVLTSVAIPLLTRAQRSDADGGQEYTQRLMTIAVVGLLIATVIAVAAAPLLTHLYAPSSSARNPDLVSQTALTTKLGRLLLPQIFFYGVAALFGAILNTKERFAANAWAPVLNNVIVIVVAGVLLTVRVSNTSLTRGLNTTELLILGVGTTLGIVLQAVVMIPALLRSGFRFRWRWGWDRRLTEAGGLVGWALVYVLISQVGVVVTTRVAFGSASSGPLVFSYASLLFQMPYGILGVAVLTAIMPRLARHAAAGQMEDVKDDVSLANRLSSVALLPVSAALIVLGTSLATVLFGYGQAAHADVLRIGVTIAAMAIGLVPLAMTLVQMRVFYAVKDGRTPTIINGVMVAVRVPLLLVSASLDPKWVIPGLALSTAISYLVGAVVGEFWLRARFGRMGSTRTLTTIGKMFLASAVGGGAAYVVLRSTVGTSPDGPVDAVRILLLGGIVGLLVISIMSIVLGVEELDPVRRRVLRVLGFRPPVTATSPSSMGGSAGPVVLTVPTARPGTPARPPTPARPPIREQVTKRVSDAGAGRPRDTPDGPVPVVHPVPGSSPNDTTIGSGSGSENTVNLGGTSGAGGPPVVLAPGATVGGRYRLVSLVGADDAGNRFWRAKDTVLPRDMAVTLLPDTNAASATVARTLRVGRLHHIGLPQTLDVGTEQGQSYVVGQWVDGATLTDLLAGGPLEPDVATSITAKVSEAVAEAHRNGIALGAINPSLVRVNFDGQVRLSHVIAHGNATPDQDIRAVGGLLYLMLTGTWPLPAGAAAWTGAAGAGGAGGADRTVRPGGGTPGQLTPAPTRMGREVPASEVRPGVPEALSALAERALHPDDPAGIHAVGAIAALLRQPDIAPPAPSAGVAEPIRPVLNPAERRLVKERRAKLGIAAVMIAAFSALIIIVVASLAKTVMGDVAGPTVTAAQKLTSAPTAPAVPVTKPTPARTSATKPTTASASGPTPSSSASSSAAPAPAVVQKIESASVYDPKGDGVKDFADRVPLAYDGDPTTFWETFVYIRQFPSLKPGVGLQLTFAGPITPTSVTVSSDTPNTVVEVRSATGVDLPYEQTTALGRGNIPPGTNSAPGTATIPLTNAPKSQFLVIFVVQMAPTGSRFQSHLNEISVSGN, translated from the coding sequence ATGACCGGACCGCGCCCGCCCGGTCCGTCGTCCCCCTCGGATCCGACCGGCACCCCACCCGGCAGCGGCACCCCACCCGAGTGGTTCCGCAAGTCCCAGCAGGAAAGGGGTGAGCGGGAGCGTCTCGACCAACTCCGGCTCGACCGCGAACGGTTGCAACGCGTGCAGGCCCAACGTGCCAGGGACGAGCGCGAGCAGGCCCAGCGCGAGGCCCTCACGCGGGTGAACGACACCCGTCATCCGGTATCCCGCCCACCGTCGGTACCGGGTCGCGAAGTCCGGGGCCCGGTGCGGCAGAACGAGCGGCCGTGGATCGGCGCGCCCCCCGGAGCGATGTTCCCGGCCGCCGAGGACGCGACCATGTTGATCCAGCGGATCACCGACCAGGCCGTGCCCCGTCAGGTCCGCGACGACGAGACGGTCAGCATCGGCCGCTCGGCCACCGACGGCATGAAGACGGCCAGCACCGCCGGCGTCGTGCGCGCCGGCGCTCTGATGGCCATCGCGACCGTCGTCAGTCGCGTCACCGGTCTGCTGTCCAAGACCGCCCTGGTCGCCATCATCGGCAGCGGCCTGACCAACAGCGCCTACACCGTCGCCAACACCCTGCCCAACATCGTCTTCGAGTTGCTGATCGGCGGCGTGCTGACCTCCGTCGCCATCCCGCTGCTGACCAGGGCGCAGCGTTCGGATGCGGACGGCGGCCAGGAGTACACCCAGCGACTCATGACGATCGCGGTCGTCGGCCTGCTGATCGCCACCGTCATCGCCGTCGCCGCCGCGCCCCTGCTGACCCATCTCTACGCACCCAGCAGCTCGGCCCGCAACCCCGACCTCGTGTCGCAGACGGCCCTGACGACCAAGTTGGGCCGGCTGCTGCTGCCACAGATCTTCTTCTACGGGGTGGCGGCACTGTTCGGAGCCATCCTCAACACCAAGGAGCGGTTCGCCGCCAACGCCTGGGCACCGGTGCTGAACAACGTCATCGTCATCGTCGTCGCCGGCGTGCTGCTGACGGTGCGCGTCTCCAATACGTCCCTCACCCGTGGCCTCAACACGACCGAGCTGCTGATCCTGGGGGTCGGCACCACGCTGGGCATCGTCCTGCAGGCCGTGGTGATGATCCCGGCGCTCCTGCGGTCCGGATTCCGCTTCCGCTGGCGATGGGGTTGGGACCGTCGCCTCACCGAGGCCGGCGGACTGGTCGGCTGGGCCTTGGTCTACGTGTTGATCTCGCAGGTGGGCGTGGTGGTGACCACCAGGGTCGCCTTCGGGTCCGCCTCCAGCGGGCCGCTGGTCTTCAGCTACGCGTCGCTGCTGTTCCAGATGCCGTACGGCATCCTGGGCGTCGCGGTCCTGACGGCGATCATGCCGCGACTGGCCCGTCACGCGGCGGCCGGGCAGATGGAGGACGTCAAGGACGACGTCTCGCTGGCCAACCGGCTCTCGTCGGTGGCGCTGCTGCCCGTCTCGGCCGCCCTGATCGTCCTCGGGACCAGCCTCGCCACGGTGCTGTTCGGCTACGGGCAGGCCGCCCATGCCGACGTCCTTCGCATCGGGGTGACCATCGCAGCGATGGCCATCGGACTGGTGCCACTGGCCATGACGCTCGTCCAGATGCGGGTCTTCTACGCCGTCAAGGACGGTCGGACCCCGACGATCATCAACGGGGTGATGGTCGCGGTGCGCGTGCCGCTGCTGCTCGTCAGTGCCTCGTTGGACCCGAAATGGGTGATCCCCGGACTGGCCCTCTCGACGGCGATCTCGTACCTCGTCGGAGCGGTGGTCGGCGAGTTCTGGCTACGCGCCCGTTTCGGCCGGATGGGCAGCACCCGCACCCTGACCACCATCGGGAAGATGTTCCTCGCGTCCGCCGTCGGCGGCGGCGCCGCCTACGTCGTGCTGCGCTCTACGGTCGGAACCTCCCCGGACGGCCCCGTCGACGCGGTCAGGATCCTCCTGCTCGGCGGCATCGTCGGGCTGCTGGTGATCTCGATCATGTCGATCGTCCTGGGCGTCGAGGAGTTGGACCCGGTGCGTCGCAGGGTCCTGCGCGTGCTCGGCTTCCGGCCGCCCGTCACCGCGACTTCACCCTCGTCAATGGGAGGATCTGCGGGGCCCGTCGTGTTGACGGTTCCCACTGCCCGCCCTGGCACACCGGCCCGCCCACCCACACCAGCCCGCCCACCCATCAGAGAGCAGGTCACCAAGCGCGTGAGCGATGCAGGTGCGGGCCGTCCCCGCGACACCCCCGACGGGCCGGTCCCGGTCGTCCATCCGGTGCCAGGGTCCTCGCCCAACGACACCACCATCGGTTCCGGCTCCGGTTCGGAGAACACCGTGAACCTGGGCGGTACCTCCGGAGCCGGCGGCCCACCGGTGGTACTGGCCCCCGGAGCGACCGTCGGGGGCCGGTACCGGCTGGTCAGCCTGGTCGGGGCGGACGACGCCGGCAACCGCTTCTGGCGCGCCAAGGACACCGTGCTCCCGCGGGACATGGCGGTGACGCTGCTCCCGGACACCAACGCCGCCTCGGCGACCGTCGCCAGGACGCTGCGGGTCGGACGCCTGCACCACATCGGCCTTCCGCAGACCTTGGACGTCGGCACCGAGCAGGGCCAGTCGTACGTCGTCGGGCAGTGGGTGGACGGGGCGACCCTGACCGATCTGCTGGCCGGTGGACCGTTGGAACCCGACGTCGCCACATCGATCACCGCGAAGGTGTCCGAAGCGGTCGCCGAGGCCCATCGCAACGGCATCGCCCTCGGCGCCATCAATCCCTCGCTGGTGCGCGTGAACTTCGACGGTCAGGTGCGGCTCTCGCACGTCATCGCGCACGGCAACGCCACCCCTGACCAGGACATCCGCGCCGTCGGCGGCCTCCTCTACCTGATGCTGACCGGTACCTGGCCGCTGCCCGCCGGCGCGGCCGCCTGGACCGGTGCTGCCGGTGCCGGCGGTGCCGGCGGTGCCGATCGCACCGTCAGGCCCGGCGGCGGCACGCCGGGGCAACTGACCCCCGCGCCGACCAGGATGGGCCGGGAGGTTCCCGCCTCCGAGGTTCGTCCCGGCGTTCCCGAGGCACTCTCGGCGCTGGCCGAGCGGGCCCTCCATCCGGACGACCCGGCCGGGATCCACGCCGTCGGAGCCATCGCGGCACTGCTGCGCCAGCCCGACATCGCCCCGCCGGCACCGTCCGCGGGCGTGGCCGAGCCGATCAGACCCGTGCTCAACCCCGCCGAGCGCCGGCTGGTCAAGGAACGACGGGCCAAGCTCGGGATCGCGGCCGTGATGATCGCGGCGTTCTCGGCACTGATCATCATCGTGGTGGCGAGTCTGGCCAAGACCGTGATGGGAGACGTCGCGGGGCCGACGGTCACCGCAGCGCAGAAGCTGACCTCGGCACCGACCGCTCCGGCGGTTCCGGTCACCAAGCCGACTCCGGCCAGGACCTCGGCGACGAAGCCGACCACTGCCTCGGCGTCGGGCCCGACGCCGTCGAGCAGTGCCTCCAGCTCCGCGGCTCCTGCACCGGCCGTGGTGCAGAAGATCGAGTCCGCGTCCGTGTACGACCCGAAGGGCGACGGCGTCAAGGACTTCGCCGACCGGGTCCCACTGGCCTATGACGGGGATCCGACCACATTCTGGGAAACATTCGTCTACATCCGGCAGTTCCCCTCCCTCAAGCCCGGCGTCGGCCTCCAGCTGACCTTCGCGGGCCCGATCACCCCGACCTCGGTGACCGTCTCCTCCGACACCCCGAACACCGTCGTCGAGGTGCGTTCGGCCACCGGGGTCGACCTGCCCTACGAGCAGACCACGGCATTGGGCCGCGGCAACATCCCGCCGGGCACGAACAGCGCCCCCGGAACGGCGACCATCCCGCTCACGAACGCGCCGAAGTCGCAGTTCCTGGTGATCTTCGTGGTGCAGATGGCCCCCACCGGATCACGATTCCAATCCCACCTCAACGAGATCTCGGTCTCGGGCAACTGA
- a CDS encoding DUF6049 family protein, with product MVFGLVGPVLLSVQSAGAVITGPSADRAHSMAVARNSKAAPCTPAVDETNPYPYSKDLTATIDGIAPTVVSSTSGNLLTVTGTITNSTTGPIYDLRYVFERGEVLSTLPAIKAEIASPGRPDAVVGQNWKILGPTATSSTEISMSAGTSVRFVATVPISSADGLIIATRGVYPLMIKVSGDVGTNGCVQYERVGEFHLLATVLSVPPAVETTPPGPASVTGPGAVGSGGSGSGAPGSTSSGSTASGSTLAGSTGSGVPSSSTDGQGPSAVISTDIPTQGFPTTAVSLQPPATSGAPVSGQVPGPSSATPTTTASSPASSTTTTPPTTTPPTTTPATSAPPSPPSPAGADVNSGKHPATALNLIWPIVDAPHVGLGGVFLDDELAAEISAGGRLEKVLSALTQIDAGPSSTTVVVDPELLAEIEQMAGGYRVQSVKGVAQSALIATTPTPTPGTGPPTVSGPATVSGPVTAAGVGTNVGSTAVGSTAVGSTPVGSVGNAAPSRTIVAPATTTPAATPAPTPAKTSHRVGRSSGPGTRVAAPRTPAKTAATSVLPSTRAATATPTTGPGAHPRPIPTAGSTPSAPSTAPTTPAALAPRDPTVAGVGQAAAITYLAALRKAVAGRQVLVLPFSDPDAVAMVRAGLGQQLSSLVSRGRDVASRVLQLAPITAPGQPGLVTTMAMPEGGVVDDATLAALSNNGLTQALLSPRSLQHAGGAIGAVTIDEARNGGHAVNAVVTDADVLSMVNTVVGKGRSAGLAVRLDALAAVLAGGNFDGSATPLILTQSHRWTPDVAGLQVLTGLLRAMESGGVLAGVPLPAIAGVAKLASTVTYPDDARQHELDADYLASVGRDLGLLAGVRDSVAKTKGTLTLDPADVLDPLSTAMALTMSTGFRTNDRTGRSILQTTEATLRPLHEGVKIAAGTSYTLAASTSPLLINVRNDLPYVVTVRVVIRGAQTVGMTATDPGPLSIPAGQARQFKIETKVVKAGKFPIQVQLIAADGSAWSDPQTITVRSSAYGTLTVILIIVAGGALFLMVALRIVQRIRARNKDDGDAGRRDREPGDHQDLHPHDGHRDEAADVLEVRNPNRSQTSSDDAVDRRRAPGLGATGQGAPGLGAPRQGDDSDSDDGMDDAGGGDKR from the coding sequence ATGGTCTTCGGACTCGTCGGCCCGGTCCTGCTGTCGGTGCAGAGCGCCGGTGCGGTCATCACCGGACCGTCTGCCGACCGGGCGCACAGCATGGCCGTGGCCCGCAACTCCAAGGCGGCTCCCTGCACGCCCGCCGTCGACGAGACCAACCCCTATCCCTACTCCAAGGACCTCACCGCCACCATCGACGGCATCGCCCCGACCGTCGTCAGTTCGACGTCAGGGAACCTGCTCACCGTGACCGGCACCATCACCAACAGCACGACCGGCCCGATCTACGACCTCCGCTACGTCTTCGAACGTGGCGAGGTCCTGTCCACGCTGCCCGCGATCAAGGCGGAGATCGCCTCACCCGGCCGACCGGACGCCGTGGTGGGACAGAACTGGAAGATCCTGGGACCCACCGCTACCTCCTCGACCGAGATCAGCATGTCGGCCGGGACCAGCGTGCGTTTCGTCGCCACCGTGCCGATCAGTTCGGCGGACGGCCTGATCATCGCCACCCGGGGTGTCTACCCCCTGATGATCAAGGTGTCCGGAGACGTGGGGACCAACGGGTGCGTGCAGTACGAGCGGGTCGGCGAGTTCCACCTGCTCGCCACGGTGCTCTCGGTCCCTCCGGCGGTCGAGACGACCCCGCCCGGCCCGGCCTCCGTCACCGGTCCGGGCGCAGTCGGGTCCGGCGGCTCCGGGTCCGGCGCCCCTGGGAGCACGTCATCTGGGAGCACGGCCAGCGGGAGCACGTTGGCCGGGAGCACCGGAAGCGGGGTTCCGTCGTCGTCCACCGACGGCCAGGGCCCGAGTGCCGTGATCTCCACCGACATCCCCACCCAGGGCTTCCCGACGACCGCCGTGTCACTCCAGCCGCCGGCGACGTCGGGGGCCCCGGTCTCCGGTCAGGTCCCCGGTCCGAGCTCTGCCACCCCGACCACCACGGCCTCGTCGCCCGCTTCCTCCACCACCACCACCCCGCCCACGACCACCCCGCCCACCACCACGCCTGCCACCTCCGCGCCTCCCAGCCCGCCCAGTCCGGCCGGAGCCGACGTCAACTCCGGCAAACACCCCGCCACCGCGCTGAATCTGATCTGGCCAATCGTCGACGCGCCGCACGTCGGACTCGGCGGAGTCTTCCTCGATGACGAGCTGGCCGCCGAGATCTCCGCCGGCGGACGGCTCGAGAAGGTGCTCTCGGCCCTGACGCAGATCGACGCGGGACCGTCGTCCACGACCGTCGTCGTCGACCCGGAACTGCTCGCCGAGATCGAGCAGATGGCGGGCGGCTATCGGGTGCAGAGTGTCAAAGGGGTAGCGCAGTCAGCGCTGATTGCGACGACTCCCACCCCGACGCCCGGCACCGGCCCGCCCACGGTCAGCGGCCCGGCCACGGTCAGCGGCCCGGTGACCGCCGCCGGGGTCGGCACCAACGTCGGTTCCACTGCAGTCGGTTCCACTGCAGTCGGGTCCACCCCGGTCGGCTCGGTAGGAAACGCCGCCCCGAGCCGGACCATCGTCGCCCCCGCCACCACGACGCCGGCCGCGACCCCCGCACCCACCCCCGCGAAGACGTCCCACCGGGTCGGTCGCTCCAGCGGGCCGGGCACGCGCGTCGCGGCGCCGAGGACCCCGGCGAAGACCGCGGCGACCTCCGTGTTGCCGTCGACCAGGGCAGCGACCGCCACGCCGACCACCGGCCCTGGCGCCCACCCCAGGCCCATCCCCACCGCCGGCAGCACCCCGAGCGCCCCGTCGACCGCACCCACCACCCCGGCGGCCCTCGCACCGCGGGATCCGACGGTGGCCGGCGTAGGTCAGGCCGCCGCGATCACGTACCTCGCAGCGCTGCGGAAGGCGGTGGCCGGCCGTCAGGTGCTGGTCCTGCCGTTTTCCGATCCGGACGCGGTGGCGATGGTCAGAGCCGGTCTGGGCCAACAACTGTCGTCCCTGGTCAGCCGCGGCCGCGACGTCGCGTCCAGGGTGCTGCAACTGGCACCGATCACCGCCCCGGGACAGCCGGGACTCGTCACCACCATGGCGATGCCCGAGGGTGGGGTCGTCGACGACGCGACCCTTGCGGCGCTGTCGAACAACGGGCTGACGCAGGCGTTGCTGTCGCCCCGCAGCCTCCAGCACGCCGGCGGAGCCATCGGTGCGGTCACCATCGACGAGGCCCGGAACGGCGGGCACGCCGTGAACGCCGTGGTCACCGACGCCGACGTCCTGTCCATGGTGAACACCGTCGTCGGCAAGGGACGTTCCGCCGGGCTCGCCGTGCGCCTCGACGCGCTGGCCGCCGTCCTCGCGGGCGGGAACTTCGACGGCAGTGCGACCCCGCTGATCCTGACCCAGTCCCACCGGTGGACTCCTGACGTGGCCGGTCTCCAGGTGCTCACGGGCCTGCTCCGTGCGATGGAATCCGGCGGTGTCCTGGCCGGTGTCCCGCTGCCCGCGATCGCCGGCGTGGCCAAGCTCGCCTCGACGGTCACCTACCCGGATGACGCGCGGCAGCACGAACTGGACGCCGACTACCTGGCCTCCGTCGGGCGTGACCTCGGCCTGCTGGCCGGCGTCAGGGACTCGGTGGCCAAGACGAAGGGCACCCTCACCCTCGACCCCGCCGACGTGCTCGATCCGCTGTCGACCGCGATGGCGCTGACCATGTCCACCGGGTTCCGGACGAACGATCGGACCGGACGCAGCATCCTGCAGACCACCGAAGCAACCCTCCGCCCGCTGCACGAAGGTGTCAAGATCGCCGCAGGCACCTCCTACACGCTGGCCGCGTCCACCTCGCCCCTGCTGATCAACGTGCGCAACGACCTGCCGTACGTCGTGACGGTCCGGGTGGTCATCCGCGGTGCCCAGACCGTCGGCATGACGGCGACCGACCCGGGACCACTGAGCATCCCGGCCGGCCAGGCCCGGCAGTTCAAGATCGAGACCAAGGTCGTCAAGGCGGGCAAGTTCCCCATCCAGGTCCAGCTGATCGCCGCCGACGGGTCCGCCTGGAGCGACCCGCAGACCATCACCGTGCGGTCGTCCGCCTACGGAACCCTCACCGTCATCCTCATCATCGTCGCCGGTGGAGCCCTTTTCCTGATGGTGGCCCTGCGCATCGTGCAGCGGATCAGGGCGCGGAACAAGGACGATGGCGACGCCGGCCGCCGCGACCGCGAGCCCGGTGACCACCAGGACCTTCACCCCCACGACGGCCACCGCGACGAAGCCGCCGATGTGCTCGAGGTTCGCAACCCGAACCGGTCGCAGACGTCATCGGACGATGCGGTGGATCGGCGCCGCGCTCCAGGACTTGGCGCTACTGGACAAGGCGCTCCAGGACTTGGCGCTCCCCGCCAGGGTGACGACAGCGACAGCGACGACGGCATGGACGATGCGGGGGGTGGGGACAAGCGATGA
- a CDS encoding NUDIX hydrolase — MAPIPARAPRRRRADETSAGGLVVRTEGGVFAGALIGRLDRRGRLRWSLPKGHVEAGETTEEAAVREVAEETGISGRITARLGSVEYTFTAEGRRIHKRVHHFLMEAVAGELSDADVEVTEVAWVPMDQMPVRLAYAGERRLAERAAQLLADSA, encoded by the coding sequence ATGGCACCCATCCCTGCGCGCGCTCCCCGGCGGCGCAGAGCGGATGAAACCTCCGCAGGCGGCCTGGTGGTCCGCACCGAGGGCGGCGTGTTCGCCGGTGCGCTGATCGGGCGGTTGGACCGGCGCGGACGGCTCCGCTGGTCACTGCCGAAAGGCCACGTCGAAGCTGGTGAGACGACCGAGGAAGCCGCCGTCCGGGAAGTGGCGGAGGAGACGGGTATCTCGGGCCGGATCACCGCTCGTCTGGGCAGCGTGGAGTACACGTTCACCGCCGAGGGCCGCCGCATCCACAAGCGCGTGCACCACTTCCTGATGGAGGCGGTGGCCGGCGAACTATCCGATGCCGACGTCGAGGTGACCGAGGTGGCCTGGGTGCCGATGGACCAGATGCCGGTGCGGTTGGCCTACGCGGGCGAGCGGAGGCTCGCCGAACGCGCAGCTCAGTTGCTCGCCGACAGCGCGTGA